Genomic window (Methanoculleus thermophilus):
ACGCTCCCCGCAGCCTCTCGCTGTAGAAGATACCTCCGGCGGCGGGCACCGTCACCCCCTCCTGGGCATCAATCGAACGGCCGAGCCGGTAGGTGGTGAGATCCGCCTCCACCACTTTTACCTCTTTCAGCCACCCTGTGATCTCCGGGACCGTGGGCATTCCGACCTCGGAGCCGAAAGATCGAACAGGCATCGTAATCCTTCGTGCCATGCGCTGGTATCTTTATTACCATCGCAACCAGAGTAGATAAGGATGAGTGGTAAGCCGTTGCTGGTAACGTGCGGCCTCCCGTACACGAACGGTCCCTGCCATATCGGGCACCTGCGGACCTACGTGCCGGCCGACTTTTACGTGCGCTATATGCGCCGGTCGGGTGAGGAGGTCGTCTTTATATGTGGTTCCGATAACCACGGAACGCCGATCGTGATCAGCGCTGAGCAGGAGGGTTCGACCCCCCGTGCCCTCTCAGAGCGCTATCATCAGCACTTCTACGAGACGTTCCGGCGGATGGGAGTAGTCTTTGATCGGTTCGGGATGACCGACGACGCCATGAACCACGAGACCACCCGCTCGATCGTCAAACGGCTTATCGAGAACGGCTACATCTACTCGAAGACCGTCAGCCAGAGTTACTGCCCGCAGTGTGAACGGTTCCTCCCCGATCGGTATGTGGAAGGGATCTGCCCCCACTGCGGGGCGATCGCCCGGGGCGACGAGTGCGATCAGGGATGCGGCCAGCACCTCGAGCCCGGCGAGATCAAGGACGCGGTCTGTAAGATCTGCGGCGGCAAGGCGGAGTACCGGGAGCAGGAGCACTACTTCTTCAAACTCTCGGCGTTCCGGGACTTCCTCCTCGAGTATCTCCCCAACCTCCGCGGCACGGCCACTGCCCGAAACTACGCCCTCGGCTGGGTGAAGGAACTCCTGCACGACTGGTGCATCACCCGAACGCTGGATTGGGGCGTCAAATTCCCGGGACGCGACGATCTTGTCGTCTATGTCTGGGTCGACGCGCCCATCGGCTACATATCGTTTACGAAAGAGTGGGCGGAGGCTGCCGGTGCCGACTGGAAGGACTACTGGTGCGGGGACGAGACCCGGGTCACGCACTTCATCGGCGGGGATATCATCTACCACCACTGCATCTTCTGGCCTGCCCTCCTCAAGGGGGCTGGTTACGGCCTCCCGCACGCGGTGGTCGCAAGCGGCATGGTCACGATCGAGGGCAGGAAGTTCTCAAAGTCTCGGGGATATGTGGTCTGGACGAACGACGACTACCTGGACCAGGGCCTCCCGGCAGACTACCTCCGCTACTACCTTCTCTCCTACACCAACCACACGAAAGAACTCGATTTCTCCTGGAAGATCTATGCCGAGCGGGTGAACAACGAGATCGTCGGGACGCTCGGAAACTTCATCTACCGGACGATGTACTTCGCTGAGAAGGAGTTCTCGGGGGTGCCCGACCTTGCCCCACGGCCGGTCGTCGTCGAGGAGATTGAGCGGTCGCTCTCCACGATCGATGCCCTGATGCGGGAGTACGACTTCAAGAGCGCCGTTGATGCAATGATGGCTCTTGCGTCGTTTGGGAACTCTTACATCCAGAGTAACGCTCCCTGGAAACTGATCAAGGAGGACCGGGCGGCGGCGGAGCAGGTCATAGCCGACTGCCTCCAGATTGTGAAAGCGCTTGCTCTGATCTTCGAGCCCCTGATGCCCGAGTCAATGCAGCGGGCCTGGACGATGCTCGGCTACGAGGACAAGATTGCGGATCATTCGATTGCCGAGGCAACGACGCCGGTGGGAGCACGAGCGCTCGCAAAACCCTCCCCGCTCTTTGCTAAGATCGAGAAGGAGCAGATCGCCGCTCTTGAGGCTATTCTCAATGAACGTGTCGAGAAGGCAAAAGAGGCCGCCAAACCAAAGACGCCCACTGTATCCATCGACGAGTTTGCAAAACTCGATATCAGGGTCGGACAGATCGTCTCGGCCGAGCCGATCAAGGGCTCAAAGAAACTCTACAAACTTATCGTCGATCTCGGCAGCGAGAAGCGCCAGGTGGTCAGCGGGATCGCGCAGTTCTACTCCCCCGAGGAACTGGTTGGCAAAGATGTCGCAATGATTGCAAATCTCGCACCGGCAAAGATCTTCGGGGTCGAGAGCAGGGGAATGATCCTCGCCGCCGGTGACGAGGCCTCCCTCCTTGTCCCCCTCCGGCCGGTCAGTCCGGGGACGAAGGTTAGATAACCCTTCTATTTTTTCTGTCAGCGGCGATCCCGGGTAGAAAAAGATCGATTCGCTGGTGTCGGCGAGATCTGGGACGATCCATACTAATTCCCAGCCATTCAAAGAAAAATGGTCCCTTCGGCAACGGCGTTAAAATCGACGGGCCTGGAGGGATTCGAACCCCCGGCATCCGGGTTAGAAGCCCGGCGCTATATCCTGGCTAAGCCACAGACCCACTCTGTAATACTCCCATACATTTTGGTTGTCAGGGGTTATTAACTCTTTGAGGGTCCGGGGCCCGGGAGCCCGTAAAAACGTATCAGCCGGCCCGGTAACAGGCCGACCTGATAATCTCGACTTTGGTCGGGTCACCCCATTTTCTCCCTTCAACGTCGCGGGCGATGGTCGTTCCCCGGAATTGGACTTTGATCCGTGCTGACATTCGTTCTCGTTCCTCAAAGTAGGTTGGGCCGGTGAGTTCGATCCGTTTCATGCTGATGTTGAGTGCCAGAAGGTCGACCATAATACCCGGATCTCCGGGAGAGAGGTCTTCCTCGTTGACGGACGTCAGGAAGAGGCACTCCCCCGGAGTGGCCTCGGTCAGGGTTATGATATTGTGGGCGCTGCTCAACTCAAGGGTGCGCGCCTTACCGCTCTTGAGTTCGGCGATGACTGATGGAGATATTCCGGTTAACGCTGCATACTTCATAGACTCACCCGTACATCGGCAGTTGCTCTCTTCTGGGTGCGGTCTCGGTCTTCTGTACCTGTTCTGCAATCTGGGCCATAGCCGCCTCGATCTCCACCGCCTGTTCGAGCAGCGGTTTGATATCCAGGTTGAGACCGTAGATCTTGTTTAAGACGTCGATCGTGGCCGCGGAAGACCGTGGGTCGGGGGTGTTCACCGTCTCTCCAAGAAGCCCGATGCCGGGGATACCCCGCGTCTTGCACTCCATGAGGATGCTTGCTGCAATTCCCGATATGCTTCCCATGGGAAGGATAGTCGTCTCGTCTAAGACGCGCTCAAGTATCTGCCTATTGGTTGCAACCCCAAAGACCCTCTTTTCTGGTTCGTTCGTGATGATTCCTGCGATTGTGACAATCTCCCTGATATCAAACTGAGTAAGCCAGTTCATGATGCCGTTTGCCACCTCGTAGCATATCATCGGGTGGATGGGGACATCT
Coding sequences:
- the metG gene encoding methionine--tRNA ligase; its protein translation is MSGKPLLVTCGLPYTNGPCHIGHLRTYVPADFYVRYMRRSGEEVVFICGSDNHGTPIVISAEQEGSTPRALSERYHQHFYETFRRMGVVFDRFGMTDDAMNHETTRSIVKRLIENGYIYSKTVSQSYCPQCERFLPDRYVEGICPHCGAIARGDECDQGCGQHLEPGEIKDAVCKICGGKAEYREQEHYFFKLSAFRDFLLEYLPNLRGTATARNYALGWVKELLHDWCITRTLDWGVKFPGRDDLVVYVWVDAPIGYISFTKEWAEAAGADWKDYWCGDETRVTHFIGGDIIYHHCIFWPALLKGAGYGLPHAVVASGMVTIEGRKFSKSRGYVVWTNDDYLDQGLPADYLRYYLLSYTNHTKELDFSWKIYAERVNNEIVGTLGNFIYRTMYFAEKEFSGVPDLAPRPVVVEEIERSLSTIDALMREYDFKSAVDAMMALASFGNSYIQSNAPWKLIKEDRAAAEQVIADCLQIVKALALIFEPLMPESMQRAWTMLGYEDKIADHSIAEATTPVGARALAKPSPLFAKIEKEQIAALEAILNERVEKAKEAAKPKTPTVSIDEFAKLDIRVGQIVSAEPIKGSKKLYKLIVDLGSEKRQVVSGIAQFYSPEELVGKDVAMIANLAPAKIFGVESRGMILAAGDEASLLVPLRPVSPGTKVR
- a CDS encoding DUF473 domain-containing protein — encoded protein: MKYAALTGISPSVIAELKSGKARTLELSSAHNIITLTEATPGECLFLTSVNEEDLSPGDPGIMVDLLALNISMKRIELTGPTYFEERERMSARIKVQFRGTTIARDVEGRKWGDPTKVEIIRSACYRAG
- a CDS encoding proteasome assembly chaperone family protein, whose product is MDDIKVISRALSGTDKTVLIGFPGSGLVGSIALQYLVEQMEFEQIGSITSKYFPPVALMTRGVVNAPVRLYDKDHLTAIVSDVPIHPMICYEVANGIMNWLTQFDIREIVTIAGIITNEPEKRVFGVATNRQILERVLDETTILPMGSISGIAASILMECKTRGIPGIGLLGETVNTPDPRSSAATIDVLNKIYGLNLDIKPLLEQAVEIEAAMAQIAEQVQKTETAPRREQLPMYG